From the Gramella sp. Hel_I_59 genome, one window contains:
- a CDS encoding VWA domain-containing protein, producing the protein MFANFNFENPEFFWLLLLLPLAIGWYIWKRNKQTAALKISSTKGFKGKSGLLPKLRPVLFILRLLTLALIITAMARPRTVDVSTQSSSTQGIDIVMAIDVSASMLARDLQPTRLEATKNVAEEFIKDRPADRIGLVVYAGESFTKTPITSDKSIVLDALEGIEYNNVLENGTAIGSGLATAVNRIKDSDAESKVIILLTDGVNNSGFIDPNTASELALEFGIRVYTIGVGSNGMALSPTAILPNGRFQYGNVPVEIDEELLTQIASTTGGKYFRATDNEKLEAIYEEIDALEKTEIEEFRYYNYDEKYRPLVLLAGGLLLLEVLLRMTVFRSFV; encoded by the coding sequence ATGTTTGCAAATTTCAATTTTGAGAATCCGGAATTTTTCTGGTTACTATTGCTGCTTCCGCTAGCAATAGGCTGGTATATCTGGAAGCGAAATAAGCAAACTGCTGCCCTTAAGATTTCTTCAACTAAAGGATTCAAGGGGAAATCTGGCTTGCTTCCTAAATTGCGACCGGTACTTTTTATTTTGAGATTACTTACACTGGCTTTGATCATTACCGCTATGGCGCGACCAAGAACGGTTGATGTTTCTACGCAGTCCAGTAGTACTCAGGGAATCGATATTGTCATGGCAATAGATGTTTCTGCTAGTATGCTAGCAAGGGACTTACAGCCAACACGTCTTGAGGCTACTAAAAATGTGGCCGAAGAATTCATCAAAGATCGTCCTGCAGATAGAATTGGCCTGGTAGTCTATGCGGGAGAGAGTTTTACAAAAACTCCCATTACCAGCGATAAGTCTATCGTACTGGACGCGCTGGAAGGTATTGAATATAATAATGTTCTTGAAAATGGAACTGCAATTGGTTCCGGACTGGCCACAGCAGTAAACAGGATCAAGGATAGCGATGCTGAAAGTAAAGTCATTATTTTGCTTACCGATGGTGTGAATAATTCCGGATTTATAGATCCAAACACAGCGAGTGAGCTGGCGCTTGAGTTTGGGATTAGAGTTTATACAATTGGTGTGGGTAGCAACGGGATGGCTTTGTCCCCAACTGCTATACTTCCAAATGGAAGGTTTCAGTATGGAAATGTGCCTGTAGAGATCGATGAAGAATTGCTTACTCAAATTGCATCTACTACCGGAGGAAAATATTTTAGAGCGACCGATAACGAAAAACTCGAAGCTATCTACGAGGAAATTGACGCTCTGGAAAAAACAGAAATTGAAGAATTTCGTTACTATAATTACGATGAAAAATACAGACCATTGGTCTTACTTGCCGGTGGATTGCTTTTGCTGGAAGTGCTATTAAGAATGACAGTATTTAGAAGCTTTGTTTAA